A portion of the Cellulophaga algicola DSM 14237 genome contains these proteins:
- a CDS encoding DoxX family protein, with protein sequence MEVMDYVSIGLKIIVGLSILNVWLLQPKKATKWRGGNATTIKEEFKVYGLSETFCYVIGFLKVSLALMLLASIKFEGLTLIGSLGLATLLLGSIIMHLKVKDELFKSFPAFLFIAMNLVIASLAY encoded by the coding sequence ATGGAAGTAATGGATTATGTGAGTATAGGGCTAAAAATAATAGTGGGATTAAGTATTCTAAATGTGTGGTTACTTCAACCTAAGAAAGCTACAAAGTGGCGCGGTGGTAATGCCACAACTATAAAAGAAGAGTTTAAGGTGTATGGCTTATCCGAAACTTTCTGTTATGTAATTGGGTTTTTAAAAGTTAGTTTAGCGCTGATGCTATTGGCTTCCATAAAATTTGAAGGATTAACTTTAATTGGCAGTTTGGGCTTAGCGACACTTTTGTTAGGTTCTATTATTATGCACTTAAAAGTAAAAGACGAATTGTTTAAATCTTTTCCAGCCTTTTTGTTTATTGCTATGAATTTAGTAATTGCCTCTTTAGCCTATTAG
- a CDS encoding TetR/AcrR family transcriptional regulator, whose protein sequence is MKKSKDKNTEEQILAAAKSVFQAKGMDGARMQEIADKAGINKAMLHYYFRSKQLLFEAVFKNVFLLLAPQLNAILNDDSSIEEKIKNFTANYISFISQHPYLPNFIIQELNRNPEFILKFKNNKGFPDITKFKKKVADEVQQGVIKPIRAEQLFINILALNIFPFVAQPLIMAFTDLDNQAYQKLMEDRKTDAANFIINAIKNT, encoded by the coding sequence ATGAAAAAATCAAAAGACAAAAATACGGAGGAACAAATACTTGCTGCTGCAAAAAGTGTTTTTCAAGCCAAAGGAATGGATGGCGCGCGAATGCAAGAAATAGCAGATAAAGCGGGTATAAATAAAGCGATGCTTCATTATTATTTTAGAAGTAAGCAACTGTTATTTGAAGCCGTTTTTAAGAATGTATTTTTATTATTAGCGCCGCAATTAAATGCTATTCTAAATGATGATTCTTCTATTGAAGAAAAGATAAAAAACTTTACGGCAAATTACATCTCTTTTATTAGTCAGCATCCGTACTTGCCCAACTTTATCATTCAGGAGTTAAACAGGAATCCTGAATTTATATTAAAATTTAAAAACAATAAAGGGTTTCCTGACATCACAAAATTTAAAAAGAAAGTTGCTGATGAAGTGCAACAAGGGGTTATAAAACCAATACGTGCTGAACAATTATTCATTAATATTTTAGCGCTTAATATTTTTCCTTTTGTAGCACAACCTTTAATCATGGCATTTACTGATCTTGACAATCAGGCGTACCAGAAATTAATGGAAGATAGAAAAACAGATGCCGCAAATTTCATTATCAATGCAATAAAGAACACTTAA
- a CDS encoding TolC family protein produces the protein MKRFLCILISITAFSGSAQQSISLQECYDLVTLNYPLAKQTQLLEAQNTLETAVVSNAKLPQLSLDAQATYQSDVIEIPISSIDPLNKDQYRATFSVNQLLYNGGATGASLALKSAQLKTNQKQIEVSLYQLRQQINQLYFSILLAQESKLLVKAKQEQLQAKLDEVRAGVTYGMLMPSSDKVLEAELLKIDQQYQELESSKNSLIETLGSLIKKPLTGATQFQNPLIEIKVQPELTRPELELFQYKKEEIAHSERFIGKQNAPKLHGFATGGYGNPGLNMLDNSFQAFYTAGVKLHWNVFDWNANKKQRESLAINKDLVDTEVEIFKLNTHIELNKQQQEIDKMEAIITADDAIIDLRKDVLLTASSQLKNGVITASAYLTELTNLYEDENTRVRHKIQLQLAKVNYNVIKGL, from the coding sequence ATGAAACGTTTCCTATGTATTCTGATAAGCATAACCGCATTCTCTGGTAGCGCACAACAAAGCATCTCCTTACAAGAATGTTATGACCTCGTCACACTAAACTACCCTTTAGCGAAACAAACCCAATTGTTAGAAGCTCAAAATACCTTAGAGACTGCTGTGGTCTCTAATGCAAAATTGCCACAATTGAGTTTAGATGCGCAAGCCACTTATCAATCTGATGTGATAGAAATTCCAATATCGAGTATTGATCCGTTGAATAAAGACCAATACCGCGCTACATTTTCGGTAAATCAATTGCTCTATAATGGTGGTGCAACCGGCGCTTCATTAGCGCTTAAATCGGCGCAATTAAAAACAAATCAAAAACAAATAGAAGTTAGTTTATATCAACTAAGACAACAAATTAACCAACTGTACTTTTCAATTTTATTAGCACAAGAATCTAAACTATTAGTAAAAGCAAAACAAGAACAGTTACAAGCAAAACTTGATGAAGTACGTGCTGGGGTTACCTATGGTATGCTTATGCCCTCTTCTGATAAAGTACTAGAAGCAGAATTACTAAAGATAGACCAACAATATCAAGAATTAGAAAGCAGTAAAAATAGCTTGATAGAAACACTTGGGAGTTTAATAAAAAAACCGCTGACTGGGGCTACCCAATTTCAAAACCCGTTGATTGAAATTAAAGTACAGCCAGAATTAACACGACCAGAATTAGAATTATTTCAATATAAAAAAGAAGAAATAGCGCATTCAGAACGCTTTATAGGAAAACAAAATGCGCCTAAATTACATGGTTTTGCTACTGGTGGATATGGCAACCCAGGGTTAAACATGCTAGATAATTCTTTTCAGGCTTTTTACACTGCTGGTGTAAAATTACATTGGAATGTATTTGATTGGAATGCGAACAAAAAACAACGTGAATCATTAGCCATTAACAAAGACCTCGTAGACACGGAAGTCGAAATTTTTAAGCTTAATACTCATATTGAACTGAACAAACAGCAGCAAGAAATTGATAAAATGGAGGCGATTATCACTGCAGATGATGCCATAATAGACTTAAGAAAAGACGTCTTACTAACGGCAAGTTCTCAACTAAAAAATGGCGTAATAACAGCATCTGCGTACCTCACAGAGCTTACCAATTTATATGAAGATGAAAATACTAGGGTACGGCACAAGATTCAGTTGCAGCTCGCTAAAGTAAATTATAATGTTATCAAGGGACTTTAA
- a CDS encoding HlyD family secretion protein: protein MKKHNAILAISMSATTLFSCSDASGTADGYGNFEATEITISAENNGKLLQFDVQEGDTLSKAQFIGYIDTIPLALKREQLQVSKAIISSKSKGVLSQINVLNAKLKTGNINKDRMQHLIRDNAGTQKQLDDVQGEIAVIKSQIKSVEIQNAPVVNELKAIDVQLKQLDDQIGKSKIINPIAGTVLTKYMEPNEIVSFGKPLYKIANLKMMQLRVYVSETQLASLKIDQEVTVKIDDGAAMKSYKGRIRWVASEAEFTPKIIQTKEERTALVYAVKIDVENDGRIKIGMPAELWLKNNTQN, encoded by the coding sequence ATGAAAAAACACAACGCTATACTAGCGATCAGCATGAGTGCCACTACCCTATTTTCCTGCAGCGATGCTAGCGGTACAGCAGATGGTTATGGCAATTTTGAAGCTACAGAAATTACCATTTCTGCCGAAAACAACGGAAAACTACTGCAGTTTGATGTGCAGGAAGGTGATACGCTTAGTAAGGCTCAATTTATAGGCTATATTGATACCATACCACTTGCTTTAAAACGGGAACAATTACAGGTTTCTAAGGCGATAATTAGTTCAAAATCTAAAGGAGTTTTATCTCAAATTAATGTGCTAAATGCCAAATTAAAAACAGGAAACATCAATAAAGATAGAATGCAGCATTTGATTCGTGATAATGCAGGTACACAAAAACAACTAGATGACGTGCAGGGAGAAATAGCGGTTATTAAAAGTCAGATAAAAAGTGTAGAAATCCAGAATGCCCCCGTAGTGAATGAACTTAAGGCCATTGATGTGCAGTTAAAACAGCTCGACGATCAAATAGGAAAAAGTAAAATTATTAATCCTATTGCTGGAACAGTATTAACCAAATATATGGAGCCTAATGAAATTGTAAGTTTTGGAAAACCGCTATATAAAATTGCGAACCTAAAGATGATGCAATTGCGCGTTTATGTAAGTGAAACGCAATTAGCAAGCTTAAAAATAGATCAAGAAGTTACCGTAAAAATAGATGATGGAGCTGCTATGAAATCTTATAAAGGACGTATTCGTTGGGTTGCTTCTGAGGCTGAATTTACACCAAAAATTATTCAAACAAAAGAAGAGCGTACCGCCTTAGTATATGCTGTAAAAATTGATGTAGAAAATGATGGTCGCATAAAAATTGGTATGCCCGCAGAACTATGGTTAAAAAATAATACCCAAAATTAA
- a CDS encoding OsmC family protein — protein MEKHTYNVNVRWTQDRKGLLCSPELHNNETNASNCLEVATPPEFPGGMPNIWSPEHLFTAAVSSCLMTTFLAIAEFSKLEYLSFECDSRGILEKVDGKFVISEVLLFPEVVIADETKRERTERILEKSEKACLISNSITSKITMETKITVQN, from the coding sequence ATGGAAAAACATACTTATAATGTCAATGTTCGTTGGACGCAAGACCGAAAAGGTCTGCTTTGCTCTCCTGAGCTTCACAATAATGAAACCAATGCATCTAATTGTTTAGAAGTTGCCACACCCCCAGAATTTCCTGGAGGAATGCCAAATATTTGGTCGCCAGAACATTTATTTACGGCAGCAGTCAGCAGTTGTTTAATGACTACTTTTTTGGCCATTGCCGAATTTTCAAAATTAGAGTACCTAAGTTTCGAATGTGACTCTAGAGGTATTTTAGAGAAAGTAGATGGCAAGTTTGTCATTAGTGAAGTGCTCTTATTTCCTGAAGTGGTTATTGCCGATGAAACCAAGCGCGAAAGAACCGAACGCATTCTTGAAAAATCTGAGAAAGCATGCTTAATTTCAAATTCTATTACGTCAAAAATTACAATGGAAACGAAAATAACTGTTCAAAATTAA
- a CDS encoding ABC transporter ATP-binding protein codes for MSITVNHIGKSYKNIPALHDISFEVKEGELFGLIGPDGAGKTSLFRILTTLLIANEGTATVAGYDVVEDYKKIRNCVGYMPGKFSLYQDLTVQENLKFFATIFGTTIEENYDLIREIYVQIEPFKTRRAGKLSGGMKQKLALCCALIHKPKVLFLDEPTTGVDPVSRKEFWEMLKRLQLKGITILVSTPYMDEAALCDRIALLQDGKILQIDTPEAIVKHYPKEIYNVGAHSMYELINSLKAYEHQHSVYPFGEYVHYTDKRSDFNPADLKAYLAAKNLSELTIEKTTASIEDTFMELAKK; via the coding sequence ATGAGCATCACCGTAAACCATATTGGTAAATCCTACAAAAACATACCCGCTTTACATGATATTTCTTTTGAAGTGAAGGAAGGAGAACTCTTTGGTTTAATTGGTCCCGATGGTGCGGGAAAAACAAGTTTATTTCGGATTCTTACGACCCTATTGATCGCCAATGAAGGTACTGCAACAGTCGCAGGATATGATGTGGTTGAAGATTATAAAAAAATTAGGAATTGTGTGGGCTATATGCCTGGGAAATTCTCATTGTATCAAGATTTAACGGTTCAGGAAAACCTAAAATTTTTCGCTACTATTTTTGGAACTACAATAGAAGAAAACTACGATTTAATTAGAGAAATATACGTTCAGATTGAGCCTTTTAAAACCCGTAGGGCAGGAAAACTTTCTGGGGGGATGAAACAAAAGTTAGCTTTGTGCTGCGCTTTAATTCACAAACCAAAAGTGCTCTTTTTAGATGAACCTACCACGGGAGTTGATCCGGTATCCCGAAAAGAATTCTGGGAGATGTTAAAACGATTACAACTAAAAGGAATTACCATTTTAGTATCTACCCCATATATGGATGAAGCGGCCTTGTGTGACAGAATTGCACTGCTGCAAGATGGGAAAATTTTACAGATAGATACTCCAGAAGCAATAGTAAAACACTATCCTAAAGAGATTTACAATGTGGGAGCCCATTCGATGTATGAACTTATCAATAGCTTAAAAGCGTATGAGCACCAACATAGCGTGTATCCTTTTGGCGAGTATGTTCATTATACCGATAAAAGATCGGACTTTAATCCGGCGGACTTAAAAGCATATTTGGCGGCTAAAAACCTCTCGGAGCTCACTATAGAAAAAACGACTGCCAGCATTGAAGATACCTTTATGGAATTAGCAAAAAAATGA
- a CDS encoding ABC transporter ATP-binding protein encodes MNDNKVIHVEGLTKTFGDFTAVNAITFDVHKGEIFGFLGANGAGKTTAMKMLIGISNPTSGKAEVAGFDVFTQAEDIKKNIGYMSQKFALYDDLTVQENITFFGGIYGLSRKQIKEKSALLIQELGLENVDHQLVGALPLGWKQKLSFSVALLHDPKIVFLDEPTGGVDPITRRQFWEMIYKAAHQGTTIFVTTHYMDEAEYCDRVSIMVNGKIEALDTPKNLKKKYKADSMNDVFLKLARVPS; translated from the coding sequence ATGAACGATAACAAAGTCATACACGTAGAAGGGTTAACGAAAACATTTGGAGATTTTACCGCTGTAAATGCCATTACATTTGATGTGCATAAAGGTGAAATATTTGGGTTTTTAGGTGCCAATGGGGCTGGAAAAACTACAGCTATGAAAATGCTCATCGGGATTTCTAATCCAACATCTGGCAAGGCAGAAGTAGCAGGTTTTGATGTATTTACACAAGCAGAAGACATCAAAAAAAACATTGGCTATATGAGTCAGAAATTTGCCTTGTATGATGATTTAACGGTTCAAGAAAATATTACTTTCTTTGGCGGTATTTATGGTTTGTCAAGAAAACAAATCAAAGAAAAGTCTGCCTTATTAATCCAAGAACTAGGGCTAGAAAATGTAGATCATCAATTGGTAGGCGCATTACCCTTGGGGTGGAAACAAAAATTATCATTTTCGGTGGCTTTACTCCACGATCCAAAGATTGTGTTTTTAGATGAACCTACCGGTGGTGTTGATCCTATTACCAGACGCCAATTTTGGGAAATGATTTACAAAGCCGCACATCAGGGAACGACCATTTTTGTAACTACCCATTATATGGATGAAGCAGAATATTGCGATCGCGTTTCCATTATGGTGAATGGTAAAATAGAAGCTTTAGACACCCCTAAAAACCTCAAAAAAAAATACAAAGCAGACAGCATGAACGATGTGTTTCTAAAACTTGCCAGAGTGCCCTCCTAA
- a CDS encoding ABC transporter permease has translation MKRFIGFIEKEFYHIFRDRRSLFILFGMPIAQILLFGFAITNEINNVDIAILDHSKDANTTEIISKIGSSKYFSIKQVITKETDIAAVFKKGEVKAVLNFEKDFSKNLIKEHKASVQIVTDATDPNTANTISNYVNAILQQYQKELNKDSSTPYQIVPETRMVYNPELKSVYMFVPGVMTIILMLVSAMMTSISITKEKELGTMEILLVSPIKPIQVIIGKVFPYIFLSIINAIVIVVLSIFIFNMPVQGSLFLLALESILFIVSALALGILISTISKTQQTAMMISLMGLMLPVILLSGFIFPISSMPVPLQVISSIIPAKWFILIIKGIMLKGVGLEYLWKETLTLLGMTVFFIALSVKKYKIRLE, from the coding sequence ATGAAAAGATTTATAGGCTTCATAGAAAAAGAATTTTACCATATCTTTAGAGATAGACGCTCCTTGTTTATTCTCTTTGGAATGCCTATTGCCCAAATTTTATTATTTGGCTTCGCAATAACCAATGAAATTAATAATGTTGATATTGCTATCCTAGACCATTCAAAAGACGCAAACACCACCGAAATTATTTCAAAAATAGGGTCCTCAAAATACTTTAGTATTAAACAAGTTATCACTAAAGAAACAGACATTGCTGCTGTTTTTAAAAAAGGCGAAGTAAAGGCTGTTTTAAATTTTGAGAAAGACTTTAGCAAAAACCTTATAAAAGAGCATAAAGCTAGCGTTCAAATTGTTACCGATGCTACGGACCCGAATACCGCAAATACCATCAGTAACTATGTCAATGCTATTCTACAGCAATATCAAAAAGAATTAAACAAAGACAGCAGCACGCCATACCAAATAGTTCCTGAGACCCGAATGGTCTATAATCCAGAATTAAAAAGCGTGTATATGTTTGTTCCGGGAGTCATGACCATTATCCTTATGCTCGTTTCTGCCATGATGACCTCTATTTCTATCACAAAAGAAAAAGAATTGGGCACTATGGAAATATTATTAGTCTCCCCGATAAAACCAATTCAAGTCATTATAGGCAAGGTTTTTCCTTATATTTTTCTATCCATCATAAACGCTATTGTCATTGTAGTCTTAAGTATTTTCATCTTTAATATGCCGGTACAAGGCAGCTTATTTCTGTTGGCTTTAGAGAGTATCCTTTTTATTGTGAGTGCTTTGGCATTGGGCATTTTAATTTCCACCATTTCTAAAACACAACAAACCGCCATGATGATTTCTCTAATGGGATTAATGCTACCCGTTATTTTACTCTCGGGTTTTATTTTCCCTATTTCAAGCATGCCGGTTCCCCTACAGGTCATTAGTTCTATTATTCCTGCCAAATGGTTTATTCTTATCATTAAAGGCATTATGCTAAAAGGGGTAGGTTTAGAGTATTTATGGAAAGAAACCCTTACTTTATTAGGAATGACGGTGTTTTTCATAGCCTTGAGTGTCAAGAAATATAAAATTAGACTAGAGTGA
- a CDS encoding ABC transporter permease gives MKIILYIIQKEFKQIFRNKGMLPIIFVLPLLQLIILSNAATFEIKNIKFGAIDHDHTATSRALIEKFNASNYFDVLTNYPSQEKASAAMLKGEVNVILEIPSYFQRDLQKEKHHTLGVTINAIDGAAAGVENVYATQIIQSFNQHLKVDLLQPSDQLITTTRIETIPLFWYNETLNYKTFMVPGILVLLVTMITLFLSGMNIVREKEIGTLEQINVTPIKKSQFIIGKLFPFWVIGMGLLTVGLIIAKGIFNVPMIGSLPLMYLYTGVYILVILGIGLFISNFTDTQQQAMFIAWFFTVIFILMSGLFTPIESMPKWAQMMTAFNPIKYFVEVMRMVMLKGSGFMDILPQLLKTVLYAFIMNGLAVWSYKKST, from the coding sequence ATGAAAATAATACTATACATCATACAAAAGGAGTTTAAGCAAATCTTTAGAAATAAAGGGATGCTGCCTATTATTTTTGTTTTACCCTTACTCCAATTAATCATTTTATCAAATGCTGCGACTTTTGAAATAAAAAACATCAAATTTGGAGCTATAGATCATGATCATACGGCTACTTCCAGAGCATTAATAGAAAAATTTAATGCCTCTAACTATTTTGATGTACTGACCAATTATCCTTCTCAAGAAAAAGCGAGTGCCGCCATGCTAAAGGGAGAAGTAAATGTGATTTTAGAAATACCAAGCTATTTTCAACGTGATTTACAAAAGGAAAAACACCACACTTTAGGGGTAACCATAAATGCTATTGATGGTGCAGCAGCGGGTGTAGAAAATGTGTATGCTACACAGATTATTCAAAGTTTTAATCAACATCTAAAAGTTGATTTATTACAGCCCTCAGACCAACTTATAACCACAACACGTATAGAAACTATTCCTTTATTTTGGTACAATGAAACCTTAAATTATAAAACCTTTATGGTACCTGGCATTTTAGTGCTATTGGTCACCATGATTACACTATTTCTTTCAGGAATGAATATTGTGCGCGAAAAAGAAATAGGCACCTTAGAACAGATTAATGTAACTCCCATTAAGAAAAGTCAGTTTATTATAGGCAAGCTCTTTCCTTTTTGGGTTATAGGAATGGGCTTACTGACTGTTGGACTTATAATTGCTAAAGGAATCTTTAATGTTCCTATGATAGGCAGCTTACCCCTCATGTATTTATATACAGGAGTCTATATTTTAGTGATATTAGGAATTGGATTGTTTATTTCAAATTTTACAGACACGCAACAACAAGCCATGTTTATCGCTTGGTTTTTTACCGTTATTTTTATATTGATGAGTGGCTTGTTTACGCCTATTGAAAGTATGCCAAAATGGGCACAGATGATGACGGCCTTTAACCCTATAAAATATTTTGTGGAAGTAATGCGGATGGTGATGCTTAAAGGATCTGGTTTTATGGATATTCTTCCACAATTATTAAAAACCGTATTGTACGCTTTTATAATGAATGGCTTGGCGGTTTGGAGTTATAAAAAATCGACATAA